From Desulfomonilia bacterium:
TTGCCGATATCAATCCTGGGCTCTTCACGGAAATCACTGTAGGGTTTTGTATAGGTATTGGTTGACCAGCCCGTCTTCTGAACAAGCAGGCCTGTCCGGTCAATCCCCAGAGAATCTAACTGTCTGCACATTTCCCGGCCATAGACATCATCTCCGATTATACCGAAAGCAAATACATTCCCAACCCCCAGCACGGAAAGATTCTTGGCGACATTGGCAGCGCCACCCAGTTCAAACCGAATCTCTTTCACCGATCTAGTCCTGAGACCGGTCTCAACGGAAATTTCCCCTTTATCACCGTGAAGAACAAGGTATGCATCGATGCAGAAATCCCCGATTACAGCAACTGATATTCCCTTGAATCCATTCAGAACAGCTTCAATATTCATATTCGCCACCGGCAGCATAATTAATGCATCCGATTATATTTATCATTATTCAGCCTGTCATTTAAATATCTTAAAAATTATTTACATTACAGGCAATATCCATATTAACATAAGTTTGTAAGACATAGAAAATGGTGTATTCTGCCCTTAAAGATACCTTGACACGATTAAATTTTTCGTGTTCTATTTTTTCTGATATAAAAATGAATCTTCATTCAATTCGCAATAAAGACTACTGACTAAGAGGGTGAAACAGGTGACCAATAAGAGTGAAAAAATAGGCGCGGTAATGGTAGTCGGATCCGGTATTGCAGGCATTCAGGCATCCCTCGATCTGGCTAATTCAGGCATGAAAGTGTATCTCGTAGACAACGGGATCTCTATCGGCGGCGTCATGGCTCAGCTTGACAAAACCTTCCCGACAAATGACTGTTCGGCGTGCATCCTCTCTCCCAAACTGGTTGAAGTCGGCCGTCATCCGAATGTTGAGATACTTACAAGAAGAACCGTTGAATCTGTAGAAGGCAAACCCGGGAACTTCAAGGTCAAACTCACAAAAGCCCCTCGTTATGTCGACTTGTCAAAATGTACTGGCTGCGGTGACTGCGCAAATGTCTGTCCCGTCTCTGTCCCATCGGATTTCAACGAAAACCTGAACGAAAGAAAGGCAATATACCGTCACTTTCCACAGGCTATCCCAAGCGGATTTGCAATCGACAAGAGGGGCACATCTCCCTGCAAAGCCACCTGCCCTACACATATAAGCGTACAGGGATATATCGCCCTCATTGCAAAGGGTAAATACAAGGAAGCGCTCAAGCTCATCAAGCAGGAGCACCCCTTCCCGGCAGTATGCGGCCGGGTTTGCAACCACCCGTGCGAAGAGGCCTGCAAGAGGGGGGATGTCGATGAACCTCTAGATATAATGCATCTGAAACGCTTCGTGGCTGATATGGACCTTTTTGATGAAACAAAATTCATGCCTGAATGCAAGGAAAAGAACGGTAAAAGAATCGCCGTTATCGGAGCAGGCCCTTCAGGCCTCACCGCAGCATACTATCTTGCTATTGAAGGCTATGAAGTTGTTGTTTTCGAAGCGGCTCCTATTGCAGGCGGCTGGATGACATTGGGTATTCCGGAATACAGGCTGCCGCGCGATATAATAAACGCCGAAATACAGATAATTAAAGACCTCGGAGTTGATATCAGGTGCAACACCGCTGTCGGCAAGGATGTACAGTTTGATGACCTTATGAAAGAATACGATGCTGTCTTCGTAGGATGCGGAACGATGCTTTCCAGCAAACTCGACATCCCCGGCGAAGACATGCAGGGAGTCATTCACGGGGTTGACTACCTGAGACGCATAAACCTCGGCGAAAAGGTATTTCTCGGTGACAAGGTCGCCGTTGTCGGCGGTGGAAACGTTGCAATGGACGCGGTGCGAGTAGCCAAGAGAACCGGCTCTAAAGACGTGTTCATCCTTTACAGAAGAACTAGGGCTGAAATGCCGGCTGCACCGGAGGAAATCGAAGAGGCGCTTGAAGAGGGAATCCGCATGGAATTCCTGGTGGCACCTGTTCGTGTAGTCGGCGAAAACGGTAAAGTCACAGGCATCGAATGCCAGAGAATGGAACTCGGTGAACCTGACAAGAGCGGACGAAGGCGCCCGATTCCGATAAAAGGTTCGGAATTCATAGTTGAATGCGATGCCATTGTACCGGCCATCGGCCAGGCTGCAGACCTTGGCTTCATATCAAAAGAATCAGGCGTATCAATCAACAAATGGAACAATATCGATGCCGACGAAGTAACATTCCAGACAAATATTGATAAGGTATTTTCCGGCGGTGACGTGGTAACAGGCCCGCAGACAGTTGTAAAGGCAGTCAATGCAGGCAAGGAAGCGGCAATCTCCATCGATCGCTTTCTAAAAGGCGAAGACCTTAAGGCCGGTCGAAGGACAGACTGGAAAGAGGGTCTTGCCGACCCCGGCGATACGTCAAAAGTCGCGAAGAAAAAACGCGTGAAGATGGAACATCTTGACCCGAAAACCAGGGCTTCAAACTGGGAAGAAGTCATCAAGGGCATGAGCGAGGAAGCGGCGAAATACGAGGCCGAAAGATGCCTTAGCTGCGGAATCTGCTGCGAATGTTATCAGTGCGTGAATGCATGTATTGCCAAAGCGATAGTTCATAATGAGAAAGCCGCAGAAGAGTTTGTGGAAGTAGGAGCCGTGATAGCGGCGCCCGGTTTCGAGACATTCGACGCGACACTAAAACCGGAGTACGGCTACGGAATTTATCCGAATGTCGTTACAAGCATTCAATTTGAAAGAATCCTTTCGGCGTCAGGGCCGTATTTCGGCCATGTCCAGAGGCTTTCCGACGGCAAGGAGCCGCGCAAGATTGCATTCATCCAGTGCGTGGGTTCACGAGATACCGCCTGCGGCAACTCCTGGTGCTCTTCAGTATGCTGCATGTATGCAACAAAAGAGGCTATCATAGGGAAAGAGCATGCCAAGAACCTCGAACCGACAATATTCTTCATGGATATCCGTGCTCACGGTAAAGACTTCGACCGCTTTGTCAACCGCGCCAAGGATGAGTACGGAATCCGCTATATACGTTCGATGCCGTCTACGATAAAGGAACTTCAACAGTCAAAGAACCTGCTTATGAAATATGTCCTTGAAGACGGAACAATTGTCGAAGAAGAATTCGACATGGTCGTTCTCTCCGTAGGACTTACTCCACCAAAAGAAGCCGAAAAACTCGCCAAAGCGCTTGGAGTCGAGCTTGAAGAGCATGGGTTCTGCAGAACACAACTTGAAAATCCGGTGCTTACAAGCAGGGATGGCGTATTCGTATGCGGAGCATTCGGCGGTCCCAAGGACATCCCTGAAACGGTCATGGAGGCAAGCGGTGCGGCGGCCTGCGCATCAGGGCTTCTTGCGGAAAGGCGCGGAACGCTTATCACCGAGCAGGAACTTCCTCTTGAAAAGGACATCAAGGGCATAGGTCCGCGGACAGGCGTATTCGTATGCCATTGCGGAATCAATATCGGTGGAGTCGTAAATGTTCCGGAGGTTGTTGAATATGCCAAGACACTGCCGAATGTCGTATTCGCTACAGACAACCTGTTCACATGCTCTCAGGATACAGCGGTCAGAATGGGAGAGATCATCAAGGAACAGAATCTCACCAGGGTTGTCGTCGGATCGTGTTCTCCGAGAACGCATGAAGGGCTCTTCCAGGAAAACTGTGAGAAGGCAGGGCTCAACCGTTACCTGTTTGAAATGGCCAATATAAGAGACCAGGATTCATGGGTGCATATGCACGAGCCCGCTGCCGCGACAGAAAAGGCGAAAGACCTGATCCGAATGTCGATAGCAAAAGCCGAATATTTGAAACCGCTCAAACCCGGCCAGCTGAACGTAAATCATGCAGCGCTGATAATAGGCGGCGGCCTCGCTGGTATCACAGCAGCCCTTTCCCTGGCGGATCAGGGATTCTCATCATACATAGTAGAGAAGGAATCAGAGCTTGGCGGAAACTATGCGAAACTGCATTATACCCTCGAAGGCCTCGACACCAAGAAACACCTCGCCGGCCTGATTGAAAAAGTCAAGGCGAGCGACAAGATAACGGTATTCACTTCAGCCGAGATCAAAAAGATCGAAGGCTTCATAGGGAACTACAAGACCACAGTGAGTGCAAAGGGAGAAGAGACCAAATTCGAACATGGGGTAGTAATAGTCGCTACAGGCGCTTATGAACTCGAAACCGACGAGTATCTGAACAAGAAGAGCGACAAGGTCGTGACACAGCGCAAACTCGAGGACATGATTGTCGAGAATGATCCGAAGATAAATAACGCCAAGAGCATCACAATGATTCAGTGTGTAGGTTCAAGGACGAAGGAAAGGCCGTACTGCAGCCGCTACTGTTGCAGCGAAGCCATGAAGAACGCGCTCAAGATCAAGGAGCTTGACCCTTCGAAAGACGTGACCATATTGTATCGCGACGTCCGAACTTTCGGTCTCAAGGAAGACTTCTACAAAAAGGCCAGAGAGCTTGACGTCAAGTTCATACGCTATGACGAAGACCGCAAACCTGAAGTGACTGACAACGGCGGCAACCTATCAATCAAGGTTTTCGACCCGATACTTAACCAGACAGTCACGCTTAAGACCGACATCCTTGCACTGAGCGTCGGCACCGCGCCGAACCCTGAGAACGAGGAAATCGGTAAAATGCTGAAGGTCCCGACCAATCAGGACGGTTTCTTCCTCGAAGCCCACGTCAAACTGCGGCCTGTCGACTTTGCAACCGACGGAGTATTCATGTGTGGCATGGCGCATGCGCCGAAGCTGAGTGAAGACACGGTTGTCCAGGCCAATGCCGCAGTAAGCAGGGCATGCACAATCCTGACAAAAGACCTGATTGAAGCCGAAGGCAAGACGGCGTTCGTCAACAAAGAGCGCTGCGCTGCATGCGGCCTCTGCGAGGCCAACTGCCCGTTCGGAGCGGTTGCCGTAAATATCGCCGAAGGCTGCGCAGAAGTGAACACGGTTCTTTGCAAAGGATGCGGAGTATGCACTGCATCATGCCGCATGAATGCGATAGACTTGAACGGTTTCTCTAACGAGCAGGTCATAACACAGATTCAGGCTTTTTCTTTACAGGATTAAGACAAGGATAGATTGGAGAACTCTTATGGCTGAAGATAAACAAGGCTGGGAACCGAAAATAGTTGCCATAGTTTGCAACTGGTGTACCTATGCGGGAGCAGACCTCGCTGGTATCAGCAGGATTCAGTATCCGCCGAATGTAAGAATAATAAGGGTGCCCTGCACCGGCAGGATCAACCCGTTCTACATTATGCGAGCCCTGCAGGAAGGGGCCGATGGTGTTCTGGTCTCC
This genomic window contains:
- a CDS encoding NAD(P)-binding protein, translating into MTNKSEKIGAVMVVGSGIAGIQASLDLANSGMKVYLVDNGISIGGVMAQLDKTFPTNDCSACILSPKLVEVGRHPNVEILTRRTVESVEGKPGNFKVKLTKAPRYVDLSKCTGCGDCANVCPVSVPSDFNENLNERKAIYRHFPQAIPSGFAIDKRGTSPCKATCPTHISVQGYIALIAKGKYKEALKLIKQEHPFPAVCGRVCNHPCEEACKRGDVDEPLDIMHLKRFVADMDLFDETKFMPECKEKNGKRIAVIGAGPSGLTAAYYLAIEGYEVVVFEAAPIAGGWMTLGIPEYRLPRDIINAEIQIIKDLGVDIRCNTAVGKDVQFDDLMKEYDAVFVGCGTMLSSKLDIPGEDMQGVIHGVDYLRRINLGEKVFLGDKVAVVGGGNVAMDAVRVAKRTGSKDVFILYRRTRAEMPAAPEEIEEALEEGIRMEFLVAPVRVVGENGKVTGIECQRMELGEPDKSGRRRPIPIKGSEFIVECDAIVPAIGQAADLGFISKESGVSINKWNNIDADEVTFQTNIDKVFSGGDVVTGPQTVVKAVNAGKEAAISIDRFLKGEDLKAGRRTDWKEGLADPGDTSKVAKKKRVKMEHLDPKTRASNWEEVIKGMSEEAAKYEAERCLSCGICCECYQCVNACIAKAIVHNEKAAEEFVEVGAVIAAPGFETFDATLKPEYGYGIYPNVVTSIQFERILSASGPYFGHVQRLSDGKEPRKIAFIQCVGSRDTACGNSWCSSVCCMYATKEAIIGKEHAKNLEPTIFFMDIRAHGKDFDRFVNRAKDEYGIRYIRSMPSTIKELQQSKNLLMKYVLEDGTIVEEEFDMVVLSVGLTPPKEAEKLAKALGVELEEHGFCRTQLENPVLTSRDGVFVCGAFGGPKDIPETVMEASGAAACASGLLAERRGTLITEQELPLEKDIKGIGPRTGVFVCHCGINIGGVVNVPEVVEYAKTLPNVVFATDNLFTCSQDTAVRMGEIIKEQNLTRVVVGSCSPRTHEGLFQENCEKAGLNRYLFEMANIRDQDSWVHMHEPAAATEKAKDLIRMSIAKAEYLKPLKPGQLNVNHAALIIGGGLAGITAALSLADQGFSSYIVEKESELGGNYAKLHYTLEGLDTKKHLAGLIEKVKASDKITVFTSAEIKKIEGFIGNYKTTVSAKGEETKFEHGVVIVATGAYELETDEYLNKKSDKVVTQRKLEDMIVENDPKINNAKSITMIQCVGSRTKERPYCSRYCCSEAMKNALKIKELDPSKDVTILYRDVRTFGLKEDFYKKARELDVKFIRYDEDRKPEVTDNGGNLSIKVFDPILNQTVTLKTDILALSVGTAPNPENEEIGKMLKVPTNQDGFFLEAHVKLRPVDFATDGVFMCGMAHAPKLSEDTVVQANAAVSRACTILTKDLIEAEGKTAFVNKERCAACGLCEANCPFGAVAVNIAEGCAEVNTVLCKGCGVCTASCRMNAIDLNGFSNEQVITQIQAFSLQD